The region CTACCTGAGCAATCTGCTCCTTGGTCTCTACCGGCTTGGCAATCTTCTTGATTTCGTCAACGATTACCTTAACGGCCTCGTCGATTCCCCTCTTAACCTCGATGGCGTTGTCGCCTGCAGTGATGAACTTGAGGCCGTCGCCGTAAATGGCCTGAGCCAGAACGGTAGCGGTGGTTGTTCCGTCACCGGCCTTGTCGGCAGTTTTCTGGGCAACCTCTTTTACAAGCTGAGCGCCGATGTTCTCTACCGGGTCGGGAAGCTCAATCTCCTTGGCAACGGTTACACCGTCTTTGGTAACTACAGGAGAGCCGAACTTCCTCTCAAGAACAACATTCCTTCCGCCAGGACCCATTGTAGCCTTAACGGCGTTTGCAAGCTTATCTACACCAGCCTTTATCTTCTGCCTTGCCTCATTGCTGAAGAGAATCTCTTTTCCAGCCATCCCTCACCTCCTTTTTGTGGTTTTTTTACTCTTCAACGATTGCGAGGATGTCTTCCTCGCGGATTACGAGAAGCTCTTCGCCGTCGATTTTAACCTCGTTTCCGGCGTACTTGCTGAAGAGGACCTTATCGCCCTCTTTAACCTTAAGAGGCCTTATCTCGCCGTTCTCAAGGAGTCTTCCCTCTCCTACGGCGATAAC is a window of Thermovibrio ammonificans HB-1 DNA encoding:
- the groES gene encoding co-chaperone GroES, with the translated sequence MKLKPLYDRVVVKKIEMEQKTAGGIILPDTAKEESQIGEVIAVGEGRLLENGEIRPLKVKEGDKVLFSKYAGNEVKIDGEELLVIREEDILAIVEE